A region of Anopheles merus strain MAF chromosome 2R, AmerM5.1, whole genome shotgun sequence DNA encodes the following proteins:
- the LOC121600684 gene encoding uncharacterized protein LOC121600684, protein MEAAIANLNLEEVTQNVAEKHNLKLVEVIQQAAETPMPSSSGTSYNAVSKPNLTPAKVSDSVANRLAIMKRRQEAERKRMELELQLKFVKEEEEDLLSEELGVIAISGASTVTPSRPDGESMRGSQQDERGPAPRLESVHRNVPTELPEFSGDPAEWPVFIAHYDYTTEKCGFSNWENMIRLQKALKGPALEVVRSRLVLPEVVPQVIATLRSRYGRPEHLISALIGKMRRMPAPCREKPDTVVAFGEAVRSMVDHMQAAGLRAHLTNPLQLQEIVERLPTSEQYSWARHIRGVTEPDLIVFGEFMTEWMDDAETLTRLDSPSLKAVDRKKPNAKGYVHAHVENQGATTSGTRAIQVGQSCFVCNKRGHLVSKCFAFGAMAVKDRWRKARALSLCFSCLERHNWRTCQNRAVCSIGGCTRRHHALLHGAEESREIGSEQNNIESREGGIDGGVIAESNHHQYVSSSSKALFRIVPVTVYGPAATVTTFAFLDEGSSMTLVDDDLAEQLGVEGKDEGRWQHLERLPIRQYRDAEPKLLIGLDNLRLAVPLRTKEGGVGDPIAVKTRLGWCIYGKPANLECERLLHICECNDQGNIHETIRKYFDMQLIGAAHGVEQDTDERRAKQILDTTTVRIGKRFESGLLWRKDDIELPPSIDMARRRFNCLERRMERDGHLKEQVHRQVRDLFSKQYVHKATVRELVEVDQRRVWYLPIGVVTNPKKPGKVRLIWDAAAKAHGTSLNDMLLKGPDELSSLLGVLFRFRLYAVAACADVKEMFLQIMIRKEDKHAQRFLWRYEPTDELETYIVDVAMFGSACSPATVRYVKN, encoded by the exons ATGGAAGCGGCAATTGCTAACCTCAATCTGGAGGAGGTTACGCAAAACGTGGCTGAGAAACATAACCTCAAACTGGTTGAGGTTATCCAACAAGCTGCAGAAACACCCATGCCTTCTTCAAGTGGGACAAGCTACAACGCGGTGAGCAAACCTAACCTCACTCCTGCTAAGGTATCCGACAGTGTGGCTAATCGGCTAGCCATTATGAAGCGGCGGCAGGAGGCGGAGAGGAAACGGATGGAGCTCGAGTTGCAGCTGAAGTTTgtgaaggaggaggaggaggacttGTTGTCCGAGGAGTTGGGTGTGATTGCGATTTCGGGAGCATCGACTGTGACACCGTCCCGGCCGGATGGAGAATCGATGCGAGGCTCGCAGCAGGATGAGCGTGGTCCCGCCCCGCGACTGGAAAGTGTTCATCGAAACGTGCCAACCGAATTACCCGAGTTTTCAGGGGACCCGGCGGAATGGCCCGTATTTATTGCGCACTACGATTACACAACGGAGAAATGTGGTTTTTCCAACTGGGAAAACATGATACGGCTGCAGAAGGCGCTCAAAGGACCTGCGCTAGAAGTTGTGCGAAGCCGTTTAGTGCTACCGGAGGTGGTGCCACAAGTGATTGCGACGCTACGATCGCGCTATGGTCGGCCGGAACATCTCATTTCAGCGCTGATTGGGAAAATGCGTCGGATGCCTGCACCTTGCAGGGAGAAGCCCGATACTGTTGTGGCGTTCGGCGAGGCAGTGCGGAGCATGGTAGATCACATGCAGGCTGCTGGTCTTCGGGCACACTTGACCAACCCGTTGCAGCTGCAAGAGATCGTGGAAAGGTTGCCGACGAGCGAGCAGTACAGCTGGGCACGGCACATACGAGGCGTGACGGAACCGGATCTTATCGTGTTTGGCGAATTTATGACGGAATGGATGGACGATGCTGAAACGTTAACCAGGCTGGATTCACCCTCATTGAAAGCAGTAGACAGGAAGAAACCTAACGCCAAGGGTTACGTGCATGCGCACGTGGAAAACCAGGGAGCGACCACATCGGGAACAAGAGCCATCCAGGTAGGACAatcttgttttgtgtgtaaCAAACGGGGACACCTTGTGAGCAAATGCTTCGCGTTTGGAGCAATGGCGGTGAAGGACCGCTGGCGGAAGGCCCGTGCACTTTCTTTATGTTTTAGCTGTCTGGAGCGGCACAACTGGCGGACGTGCCAAAACAGAGCGGTTTGCAGCATTGGTGGGTGCACGCGCCGACATCATGCGTTGCTACACGGCGCTGAGGAGTCTCGCGAGATCGGCAGCGAGCAGAATAATATAGAAAGCCGTGAAGGAGGAATCGATGGTGGTGTCATTGCGGAGAGTAACCATCACCAATAcgtgtcatcatcatcgaagGCGCTATTTCGAATAGTGCCTGTCACCGTATATGGACCGGCTGCTACGGTGACGACGTTTGCGTTTTTGGATGAAGGCTCGTCCATGACGCTGGTGGATGACGATTTGGCTGAACAATTAGGTGTTGAGGGCAAG GACGAAGGGAGATGGCAACATTTGGAGCGGCTACCGATTCGGCAATATCGGGATGCGGAACCCAAGCTGCTTATTGGGTTGGACAATTTGCGGTTGGCGGTTCCTCTCAGGACTAAGGAGGGAGGCGTTGGTGATCCAATCGCAGTAAAGACACGTCTTGGATGGTGTATTTACGGAAAACCGGCGAATCTGGAGTGTGAACGGTTGTTGCATATTTGTGAGTGCAACGACCAAGGCAACATTCACGAGACTATTCGGAAATATTTCGACATGCAGTTGATTGGTGCTGCACACGGCGTCGAACAGGATACAGATGAGCGGCGTGCGAAGCAGATTCTGGACACTACCACGGTACGAATCGGGAAGCGATTCGAATCAGGATTACTGTGGAGGAAAGATGACATCGAGCTACCTCCTAGCATCGACATGGCGCGTCGTAGGTTCAATTGTTTGGAGAGGAGGATGGAGCGAGATGGACATCTTAAGGAACAAGTACATCGACAGGTCCGAGATTTGTTTAGCAAGCAGTATGTTCACAAGGCTACGGTGCGTGAGCTGGTTGAGGTTGACCAGCGGCGTGTATGGTACCTACCGATAGGGGTGGTTACCAACCCAAAAAAACCTGGAAAGGTTCGGTTGATTTGGGACGCGGCAGCTAAGGCGCATGGAACATCGTTGAACGACATGCTGCTGAAGGGACCAGACGAGCTGAGCTCGTTACTTGGCGTACTCTTCCGATTTCGTCTGTACGCAGTGGCGGCGTGTGCAGACGTGAAGGAGATGTTTTTGCAGATTATGATACGAAAGGAAGACAAACACGCGCAGCGTTTCTTGTGGCGTTACGAACCAACGGACGAGTTGGAAACCTACATCGTGGATGTTGCAATGTTCGGGTCTGCGTGTTCACCCGCAACGGTGCGGTATGTCAAGAACTGA